One Xiphophorus couchianus chromosome 1, X_couchianus-1.0, whole genome shotgun sequence genomic region harbors:
- the LOC114145760 gene encoding transcription factor-like 5 protein, whose translation MSSLHPVYKTLHTSSSEHTSDVIGLIWSQGACGTQSQGLTTSSEFDLTEMSDFDYSHLQHLNQSQVEPELSDDSDTSPSSAIVAVQNATCSTGISPNTSSQAIDLSTSTSNDDHNLVMPGEKTPVFYGEVPSFVLARIRGEESPIKVTVKEEFSKNRSISAARVCLEKRFNSMCADTTTQPDSHSAVLSNLLTVFEHSAEAQEASTHPQTQKWVKADRANSFKLSSSHVGGVFEPITNVFGQVIAHMAEPNIHQGLIMPPSFSFSFHPETSVIKTVYADSSNPREEQELMFTEKDVVPHAVYRGHCSSLCPEPPKAAKTAPKPSKKSRRGGCKRARSSLSLTQRKEKHNSKERERRKRIRSCCDELNTMVPFCDSNTDKVTTLQWTTAYLRYIKKMYGDSFKEEFQKVFNNERERFLKSSPSPGKPSNPKKDKTLSTSLAAEQ comes from the exons ATGTCATCCCTTCACCCAGTTTATAAAACTCTTCATACATCATCAAGTGAACACACCTCTGATGTCATCGGTTTGATTTGGAGCCAAGGTGCATGCGGGACCCAGAGTCAGGGGCTGACAACTAGCTCAGAGTTTGATCTAACAGAGATGTCAGATTTTGATTACTCTCACCTTCAGCACCTCAACCAGTCGCAAGTGGAGCCTGAGCTTTCAGATGACTCTGATACCAGTCCATCTTCAGCTATAGTAGCAGTTCAAAATGCCACTTGTTCTACAGGGATTTCCCCCAACACGTCTAGTCAAGCCATTGACTTGTCAACTTCAACCTCAAATGATGACCACAATCTGGTAATGCCAGGGGAAAAGACTCCTGTGTTTTATGGTGAGGTTCCAAGTTTTGTGCTGGCCAGAATCAGAGGTGAAGAAAGCCCAATCAAGGTGACCGTCAAAGAGGAGTTTTCCAAGAACCGATCCATATCAGCTGCAAGAGTGTGTCTGGAGAAAAGATTCAACAGCATGTGTGCCGACACCACAACGCAGCCGGATAGCCACTCTGCTGTTCTCAGCAA TCTTTTGACAGTATTTGAACACTCAGCAGAGGCTCAAGAGGCATCCACACATCCTCAAACACAAAAGTGGGTGAAAGCTGACCGAGCAAATTCTTTTAAGCTCTCTAGCTCTCATGTCGGAGGTGTTTTCGAACCGATAACCAATGTCTTTGGGCAG GTTATTGCACACATGGCTGAGCCCAACATACATCAGGGTTTAATAATGCCCCCcagtttttcatttagctttcaCCCTGAGACCTCTGTGATAAAAACCGTCTACGCTGACAGCAGCAACCCCAGAGAAGAGCAGGAGTTGATGTTCACTGAAA AGGATGTGGTGCCACATGCTGTTTACAGAGGGCATTGCAGCAGCTTGTGCCCTGAACCTCCCAAAGCTGCTAAAACTGCTCCAAAACCATCCAAGAAGTCCAGGAGGGGCGGCTGCAAAAGAGCCCGATCTTCATTGTCACTGACCCAACgcaaggaaaaacacaacagcaaagaGAGGGAGCGCAG GAAGAGGATCCGCTCCTGCTGTGATGAGCTGAACACCATGGTGCCATTCTGTGACTCGAACACAGACAAAGTCACGACGCTGCAGTGGACCACAGCTTATCTAAGATACATCAAAAAAATGTATGGAGACAGCTTCAAGGAG GAGTTTCAGAAGGTCTTCaataatgagagagagaggTTTTTAAAGTCCAGCCCCTCTCCAGGTAAACCATCCAACCCAAAGAAAGACaagacactgagcacttctCTTGCAGCTGAGCAATGA